The following proteins are encoded in a genomic region of Maylandia zebra isolate NMK-2024a linkage group LG1, Mzebra_GT3a, whole genome shotgun sequence:
- the LOC143419385 gene encoding putative ferric-chelate reductase 1: protein MISTVNVFGIQGAHPVLGCLVMILSLIQPIGALLRCGPQHHLRYLFNWTHFLNAVVIKSIAVAAIFTGLDRIDSDDGWLLKVMGGFFAWEVLFIIILEVHDWVVKHRDDTADQMESALVKGDSCLIAVYLLGNLCFLVALLVGIGEK, encoded by the exons ATGATTAGCACTGTTAATGTGTTTGGTATCCAGGGAGCACATCCAGTGTTGGGGTGCCTGGTTATGATCCTCTCACTCATCCAGCCTATCGGGGCCTTGCTGCGCTGCGGACCACAACATCACCT GAGGTATCTGTTCAACtggacacattttttaaatgcgGTGGTAATAAAATCTATAGCTG TGGCAGCCATATTTACAGGCCTGGACAGGATTGACAGTGATGATGGGTGGCTATTGAAAGTGATGGGTGGCTTCTTTGCCTGGGAAGTTCTCTTCATCATCATTTTGGAGGTCCATGATTGGGTAGTTAAACACAGAG ATGATACTGCTGATCAAATGGAATCAGCATTG GTCAAAGGTGACAGTTGCCTGATCGCTGTGTACCTTCTGGGAAACCTTTGCTTTTTGGTGGCACTTCTGGTTGGAATTGGAGAAAaatga